The following proteins are encoded in a genomic region of Montipora foliosa isolate CH-2021 chromosome 8, ASM3666993v2, whole genome shotgun sequence:
- the LOC138012567 gene encoding glycine--tRNA ligase-like, which yields MNRLFVCGTFFLKRTLCFRQLVQERLLSQQILGAIPSLYLSHRRIFKNLLKFDFLIGTRTCTMSDCSGENSSILDNLRKSVKEQGDLVKRLKSENAPPPDIEVAIKELKVRKKALENKEKELAPKEEKFDRSKLEDLLKRRFFFVPAFEIYGGVAGLYDYGPSGCAMEANMLSIWKSHFVLEEQMLEIRASLLTPHQVLKASGHVDRFADYMVKDVKTGDCYRADHLLEGHLEKLLADKKLDEEKRKEYESVLGQIDNYGMKELGDLLSKYDAKASMTGNDLTEPVEFNLMFATSIGPSGLIPGYLRPETAQGIFVNFKRLLEANNGRLPFAAAQIGPAFRNEISPRAGLLRVREFTLAEIEHFVDPTDKSHPKFQNVGSQKVTLYPSENQIEGKPTLNIALEDAVNQKIVSSQTMGYFLGRVYLFLLKVGADPKKIRFRQHMFNEMAHYACDCWDAELLTSYGWIECVGCADRACYDLSVHTKAAGERLVAQVDLPQPEMVDVVEIVPEKPAIGKAFKKEGKTVMDYLAQMDKDSIKIFEDKISDSGEVTITIDSKEFKIEKSMIREIKRYQREIHVRDVEPHVIEPSFGVGRIMYAVLEHNFQIREGDEQRTWLSLPPAVAPVKCSVLPLSKNKEFGQFVKKLSEALTELDISHKVDDSSGSIGRRYARTDEIAIPFGITVDFDTVNKEPHSATLRERNTTRQIRAEIDELPSLVSNLVRGKMTWPDVEAKYGLFEGQETGAK from the exons ATGAATAGATTGTTTGTATGCGGAACTTTCTTTCTCAagaggacactttgtttcagacAGCTAGTCCAGGAACGCCTCCTCTCACAGCAAATTCTCGGAGCGATCCCCTCCTTGTATTTATCTCACCGCAGAATTTTTAAGAACCTTTTGAAGTTCGATTTTTTGATTGGAACACGTACGTGTACGATGTCTGATTGTAGCGGAGAAAATTCTAGCATCTTGGACAATTTACGAAAGTCAGTGAAAGAACAG GGCGATTTGGTGAAAAGACTTAAATCTGAAAATGCTCCTCCACCAGATATTGAAGTGGCTATTAAGGAACtaaaagtcaggaaaaaggcCCTTGAAAACAAG GAAAAAGAATTGGCCCCCAAAGAAGAGAAATTTGACAGATCTAAGTTGGAGGACTTGTTGAAACGACGCTTCTTCTTTGTTCCTGCCTTTGAAATTTATGGAG GTGTGGCTGGATTGTATGATTATGGACCATCTGGTTGCGCCATGGAGGCCAATATGCTAAGCATTTGGAAGTCACACTTTGTCTTGGAGGAGCAAATGTTAGAAATCAGGGCTTCCCTGCTTACACCACACCAGGTGCTCAA AGCCTCTGGTCACGTAGACAGATTTGCAGACTACATGGTGAAAGATGTCAAAACTGGGGACTGTTACAGAGCTGATCACCTCCTAGAAG GTCACCTTGAAAAATTGCTAGCTGACAAGAAACTAGatgaagagaaaagaaaagagtatGAAAGCGTTCTTGGTCAG ATTGACAATTACGGAATGAAAGAGCTAGGAGACCTTCTTAGCAAGTATGATGCTAAGGCGTCCATGACTGGAAATGATCTTACGGAGCCTGTGGAATTCAATTTGATGTTTGCAACGTCAATTGGACCCAGTGGTCTTATTCCAGG GTATCTAAGACCAGAAACTGCTCAAGGGATCTTTGTGAACTTCAAGCGTCTTTTGGAAGCTAATAATGGAAGGCTTCCGTTTGCTGCTGCCCAGATCGGTCCTGCGTTTAGGAATGAGATCTCACCGCGAGCAGGACTTCTGAGAGTGAG AGAGTTCACATTGGCCGAAATCGAGCATTTTGTGGATCCAACTGACAAGAGCCATCCCAAATTCCAAAATGTTGGTTCCCAGAAAGTAACGCTGTATCCTTCCGAAAATCAGATAGAGGGCAAACCAACGTTAAATATTGCATTGGAAGATGCAGTCAATCAG AAAATTGTTAGCTCCCAAACCATGGGATATTTTCTTGGCCGAGTCTACCTGTTCCTGCTGAAGGTTGGGGCCGACCCGAAAAAGATTCGCTTCAGACAGCACATGTTCAATGAGATGGCGCACTATGCATGCGATTGCTGGGATGCGGAACTTCTCACCTCTTAT GGTTGGATTGAGTGTGTGGGATGCGCTGACCGAGCTTGCTATGATCTGTCTGTTCACACCAAAGCAGCTGGCGAGAGACTGGTGGCGCAAGTTGACTTGCCTCAACCT GAAATGGTTGACGTGGTGGAGATTGTTCCAGAGAAACCTGCCATCGGAAAGGCTTTCAAAAAGGAAGGCAAAACTGTCATGGATTATTTGGCACAAATGGATAAAGACAGTATCAAAATCTTCGAGGATAAAATTAGTGACAGCGG CGAGGTGACCATAACTATCGATTCTAAAGAGTTCAAGATTGAGAAGTCCATGATCCGGGAAATCAAGCGATACCAAAGAGAAATTCATG TTCGTGATGTGGAACCCCACGTGATCGAACCATCCTTTGGAGTGGGAAGAATCATGTATGCTGTGCTTGAACATAACTTTCAAATTCGTGAAGGGGACGAGCAAAGGACg TGGTTGTCACTGCCTCCTGCTGTTGCTCCCGTCAAATGCTCCGTGCTGCCTCTCAgtaaaaacaaagaatttggCCAATTTGTCAAGAAGCTAT CGGAGGCCTTGACAGAATTGGATATTTCGCACAAAGTGGACGACTCCAGTGGGTCGATTGGGCGGCGTTACGCTCGGACCGATGAGATTGCTATTCCGTTTGGTATCACAGTGGACTTTGATACTGTAAACAAAGAACCACATAGCGCTACACTAAGAGAAAGAAACACCACTCGGCAGATACGAGCAGAG ATTGACGAATTGCCATCCTTGGTCAGCAACCTAGTCCGCGGTAAAATGACGTGGCCTGACGTGGAGGCCAAATATGGGCTGTTTGAAGGACAGGAAACTGGTGCCAAGTAA
- the LOC138012568 gene encoding uncharacterized protein yields MLARNSLLIAFGLIQKVYLFSPVSSMMSKRKAPSTTGSTNKRKKVSCGREQANQTTTKVTCSSNELNDLVEKIAREFRKNADPKKSLPMKKYMRDQFEYFGLSSPLRKTVAKEFLQQKLNSEDIREFVVLLWAKPEREFQYFALDYLEKNMDASTEFEANIKCMEHLITTKSWWDTVDALASKMVGRLVQQHPKKGKPLMKEWIDHENMWLRRTALLHQLSYKDETDEEILFSFCSKRADEKEFFIRKAIGWALRQHAWRSSASVKRYLLKNKKKLSALSFKEAAKHLKL; encoded by the coding sequence ATGTTGGCGCGAAATAGCTTGCTAATTGCATTTGGCTTAATTCAGAAAGTTTACCTTTTTTCGCCCGTCTCCTCAATGATGAGTAAAAGAAAAGCACCTTCGACTACAGGCTCGACGAATAAGCGAAAAAAGGTATCTTGTGGTAGAGAACAAGCTAATCAAACCACCACTAAAGTCACATGCTCTTCAAACGAGTTGAATGACCTTGTTGAGAAAATTGCAAGAGAATTTCGTAAAAATGCTGATCCTAAGAAAAGCCTGCCGATGAAGAAATACATGAGGGACCAGTTTGAGTACTTTGGCCTCAGCAGCCCTCTAAGAAAAACCGTTGCTAAAGAATTTCTTCAACAGAAGTTGAATTCAGAGGATATAAGAGAGTTTGTTGTACTCTTGTGGGCTAAACCAGAGAGAGAATTTCAATACTTTGCTCTTGATTATTTAGAAAAGAACATGGATGCTTCGACAGAATTCGAGGCCAACATCAAATGCATGGAACACTTGATCACAACGAAGTCTTGGTGGGATACGGTCGATGCCCTTGCATCCAAGATGGTTGGCCGACTAGTGCAGCAACATCCCAAGAAAGGTAAACCTCTGATGAAAGAATGGATTGACCACGAAAACATGTGGCTCAGAAGGACTGCTTTGCTGCATCAGCTGTCTTACAAAGACGAAACAGACGAGGAAATATTGTTTAGCTTTTGTAGTAAGAGAGCGGACGAAAAGGAGTTTTTTATCCGAAAAGCGATTGGGTGGGCACTGAGACAACATGCTTGGAGATCCAGTGCAAGTGTAAAAAGATATTTGttgaagaacaagaaaaagTTGAGTGCCTTAAGCTTTAAAGAGGCTGCAAAACATTTGAAATTATAA
- the LOC137967770 gene encoding cytochrome c oxidase subunit NDUFA4-like, whose amino-acid sequence MVFAYLRKYPELIPLFFVVGVGCVGAAGYVARLALRNPDCTWDRKNNPYPWQRIKHNECRKFYSIADFSKFENPRPDVKLD is encoded by the exons ATGGTTTTTGCCTATTTGAGAAAATACCCCGAG CTGATTCCATTGTTTTTTGTAGTTGGTGTAGGATGCGTTGGTGCAGCAGGCTATGTAGCACGGCTTGCTCTCAGGAATCCAGACTGCAC CTGGGACAGAAAGAACAACCCATATCCATGGCAGAGAATTAAGCACAATGAGTGTAGGAAG ttttacAGCATTGCTGATTTCAGCAAATTCGAGAACCCAAGGCCAGATGTGAAACTGGATTGA